Sequence from the Deltaproteobacteria bacterium genome:
AGGATCAGTGCGCGCTTCCCCGCGGGAGCGGGGGAATCCGCAATCGGCGGGAATTCGCACGACCCCGGGCGCCACCGCAATGCCCGCTGCGTCTCCCGGAAGATCCACGGGTTACCCATCGCCGCCCGGCCGATCATCACGCTGTCGCACCCGGTATCCGCGAGCATCCGCGCCGCGTCGGCCGGCGACCCGACGTCCCCGTTCCCGATCACGACCCGGTCCGGGAACGTCCCCTTCAGCGCCGCGATGTGTCCCCAGTCCGCCCTGCCGGAGAACATCTGCCCGCGGTGCCGCGGGTGCAGCGTCACGGCGGACACGCCGGCCCCGAACAGCTCGCCCGACACCTCGAGGTACGTCTCCCGCTCCGTCCCGAACCCCGACCGGATCTTGGCGGTCACCGGGATTCCCGCGGCGCGGACCGCCGCCCGGGCGATCTCCCCGGCGAGGCGGGGGTTGGCCAGGATCGCCGATCCCGAGCCTCCCCCCGTGACTTTCCGCACGGGGCACCCCATGTTGATGTCGATGAAGTCGAACCCCCTGCCGGCGGCCAGGGCGGCGGCCTCGGCGATCTCCCCCGGGTCGGAACCGAACAGCTGCGCGCCCACCGGACGCTCCGCCTCCTCGTAGGCGAGATACCTCCCCGACCGGTCCGGGTCGCAGAGGAGCCCCTTCGCCGACACCATCTCCGTGACGACGATGTCCGCCCCGTTCTCCCGGCACAGCCGCCGGAACGTGGTGTCGGTCACCCCCGCCAGCGGCGCGAGGATCAGTTTCCCCCGGAAATCCATGCCCTTACTATAGCACTTGACCCGCGCCGGGCGGCGTGGTACAAATTGCCCGTTTAACAATCGACCGGCCGCCCCGGGCTCGTCTACGGGCATGCAATATTACGCAGAATCCGGCGGATGTCCCGCCACGCTTTATCCAGTAAAAACAGATACGGAGGGGCCATGACTGACACGGTTGTCGCACGGATTTCCGCCCTCGCGAGGAG
This genomic interval carries:
- the dusB gene encoding tRNA dihydrouridine synthase DusB, which encodes MDFRGKLILAPLAGVTDTTFRRLCRENGADIVVTEMVSAKGLLCDPDRSGRYLAYEEAERPVGAQLFGSDPGEIAEAAALAAGRGFDFIDINMGCPVRKVTGGGSGSAILANPRLAGEIARAAVRAAGIPVTAKIRSGFGTERETYLEVSGELFGAGVSAVTLHPRHRGQMFSGRADWGHIAALKGTFPDRVVIGNGDVGSPADAARMLADTGCDSVMIGRAAMGNPWIFRETQRALRWRPGSCEFPPIADSPAPAGKRALILRHGEEMFARHGTHGIREMRKHLAWYSRGIPGASAFRAELPRVADPATFRAVVERFF